Genomic window (Helianthus annuus cultivar XRQ/B chromosome 3, HanXRQr2.0-SUNRISE, whole genome shotgun sequence):
AGATCAGAAATGGGTTCAGAGGCCAAACTTCTTTCACTCCACGAGGTTTCAAAGCACGATAACAAGAATGATTGTTGGCTTATTATTTCAGGGAAGGTAACCTCCTCAACAACATTCAATCTTTTCATCCAACTGTGTAATTGAGTCACTGGTTTCATCATGAATCTAATGTTTGTTGGTTACATTAGTGAAAACCTTCTACTGTATAATATATATCATCCATCCATTGCATTGGGTTATTGATGTTTTGTACTGTAGGTGTACGATATTACACCATTTCTGGATGATCATCCAGGAGGTGATGAAGTCCTGCTGTTAGCCACTAGTAAGACCGCCTGCCTCTTTTTCTTTACTATCATCCTCACATTCTTGGTTTTAAATAGGGATCGCAATGGgtcgggtttaggtaatcccaaacccaaacccggttagataagcttgtcccaaacccgtcccaaaacccgtcgggtttctagcgggtaaatacccatcgggtatcgggtaaacccgttaatttaaaaagattactcgttgggtatactcatctcaaaacccattgggtatctatcgggtaactactaaccggttacattttgtattgtcattataaaaatatatatcaaataactacaatgtttacggaatagaatacctatatgtgtaaaaatggatgtatcatatatatacatatttaataatataaaagaagttatatcgggtatacaatcgggtaaacgggtacactttatcgggtaattgggtcgggtaacgggtatatcactaaatcccaaacccgtgaaaaaaaataaaaactattcccaaacccgtcccaaacccgatgaaccgaccccaaacccgtcccaaatgtgtcgggtttcgggtttacctaGCGGattcgggtttgattgccattCCTAGTTTTAAAATGCGTGTAGCGATCCGATGCGTGTGGATCCCAAAATCTGATGCGTGAAGCGCACGCATCACGTATGCGAGGTGTTCTttattcaaaaatactaaaaatatatatagcTAATATTTTAACTTGTGAACCtttaaacactaaaatataatatattctCATCATCTTTAGTCAGATTTGTTCAATTAAAGATCTAAGTTGTTCAAATACTGGTCAACTGCATAAGGCGCCACATTATACTGCATCATGTGATGCGCGCATTATGGAACCGCAACACGCGATGCGATCTCATTATTGCGTCATGTGATGCGCGCATTATGCGCTCCTGATGCGagcattttaaaaccaagcagTCACATTTCTTTCTTATACATAATAATCATATATATTTTGCAGAGAAAGATGCTACAGAGGATTTTGAAGATGTGGGCCACAGTCAGAATGCAAGAAACATGCTGGCAGATTACTATGTAGGTGACATTGATATCAACTCTATGCCCCAAAAAGGTAAGCAGCCGCCTACAGGTGCTTCTGGAGCAGCTTCTTCTGGGGGGAGCTCAATACTCATGTTTGTTCTACCCTTACTGATGTTGGTGTTGGCGTATGGTCTCTATTATTATGCCAATCATGCTTCAGTTTGAGTGAGTGAGTGGATGGTAGGTATTAAAAACTACCATGTTATTATGTATGGATGGTTAAATTATACTTTGATCATGAACAAGGTTTTGTTGTGTTTGAGTTGTCTGAAGAACCTAATTGCATTATTATGTTTTGCTACTCAGTTTTGAGCTTTATGAATTCGAGTTCACATAAAAATTCAAGTATTCATAACTTGTCTTACAAACGTTCATGTCCCCATTCAAAGCTAGCGTGATGGAGtttgggttttcaaaaaaaaaaaaaaaaaaaaaaaaacagatatgTTAATTAAAAATGATATTGGTGTACATCAAAAGACAATATTAGCTTTTGCCATTACGCAACCTATTTCTGGACTCATATTACAGTAGTCATCAGTCTCTCTTCATATTAGAAAATTGGCTAGTAATTAATCAAGGTTTATTGAACACAATGCCCAacattaattaataaaaacaaaatcatAAACATTTAAACCCATCGTCTCTAAGTGAGTTGGAGGAAAGTATTATGGATACACAAAATGTTCATTCATTACACAGTTGGAGAGATTAGCCAGCCTATGATGGATGGCCGGGGACGTTGAAGAACAACCAACTTGTGAAGGCAACTAAATGTCCCACCTCTTTTTCACACGGAACATCAAGGCTGATGATTGTATATCATCTTTCGGTACTTGGAGCATCAATTGCACCTTCGTCTTCATTGGTGCTGTTTTTGCCTTCCCATCTTCATCACCAACCTACACAGCCCAATGTAACTGTCATCTATCCCTTTCCTTTTGTACAAGTACATAGCAAAGCCTCATGTGTGTGCGTGTTACTTTAGTAGTCTCACTCACATATAACTCAATTTAGCATTCAAAAGCTTACCCAGATAGATGCCCAACCTAATCGTATTTCTGAGTCATAACCAGCTTTCACTTTGTAGTCCTTGCCAACCGTGTGTTTATATACAGCGCTCCAGTAATTTGTATCGAAGTTGTACAGATAactgaaaatatatatatatatattgttagaaGAAGCTGTAAATTGTTGCCTCAGAATGGTAATCATCAACTAGTCCATTGATTGATTATTAAAATCACTTTGTTTGTACCTCAACTTGTCAGAAGGACTAAAGCGACGCTTGAAGGAGACGGATAATGCATTTGAAGGCAGAGAAATGCTTGGGATGAAGGTTGTTTGTTCATCCTGCAACAAGAAGCAACTCATGACATAACTACACCAAAGGGAAAGGGTAATTAATTCTAAGACAAGAAACACGTATGTATGTACCTTGAAGGAGTATCTTAAATTCAACATATCTTCCCTGTACTGAGCATTGAGAATTCCCTTATGAACTTGAGCTTTAAGTATTCCACTAAATGCTAACTTTGGAGCTGCATCCacctcctcttcctcttcctcttcctgaTCCTCATTCTCCTCAAATGACACTTCACCAAAGGGAAATTTTAAGGCTGCTTTTGGCTGCACACCAACACAAGATCCTCAGACAATGAATTACGCAAATATGGACATAATAGATACTCACCAAACCAACAGATGGAAGGAGAGAAGTCAACTCGAGTTTGCAAGAAGGAGCAAGATCAGCAACCATCGTCACTTGTCCTAGTTGCGCCTGTAAAACCAAAAGAACAAGTTAACAACCATTGGAATGTATATCAGATTAGGGTTTCTAGTATTGAGCCTATGGACGGACCCATTAGGTTTCTTTGTAATGTCTATAAATTCTAAGGTAACCTATCCAGCAATAAAATTCAGTCTTTCATACttctacatggtatcagagctggCCTAGCCTCTCTAACGTCACCACCCATGTGGTACTTCATTATACCATATAGATAAGATCCATCTGTATAGATATCACCATCTACATCCAGAAAGCCGTATGCTTTGGAAGAAGCTTGTACAGTTTGGGAAGGGGTTTTGATTGATAAAAAAGAAGACCATCGCGCCATGTACAAACAAGGAAACCTTGATAAACCTATTTAAGGGTTGGTCGGAATTCAATCACGCACATTCCCGTCTAGCTGGTTTTTCGTTATGACGAAGTTTTTTTGACCAGACTTGTGCCTGATATACCGGTCAATATCACCAATAACATTGATACCTATATTCTGACCGACAAGGTTTAAAAAGGCGGAAACGGGTATCGAGGTGTTTTCCCTtagcctcacgaggcgtaagcctcaaaacattattaaaaaaattaaaaaaatatatatctcatAAAATCACAAATTACCAtaaaacaaacatcataaatatAAAATAGGAAAACAAACAAGGTTTAACATAAAACAAACATCATAAAATAGTTCGAACAACTTAAATTAGTAATGTTATGACATCTAAATATCATAGAACTCGTTTTCCTCCGCATCATCATCCTCAAAGTTTTCATCTGGCGTATTTAGATCGTCATCGTCATCAACCAAATTAAtaactcttttccttttcctcctAGATGATGAACTCTCACCTTTTTCCTCATTTGACATTTTGACCCGCCAACTCCACCAATGCCTTCTTCATCCCCACTCGGGTTAGCTATCCACTCATCATCCGACAAAACATCATCGGCAACTATCAGGACTTCATCATCTTTTAGATTCGTCTTCTTTATAAACTTTTGCTTCAATCTCCTAGTGTGCATAACGATAACATACACCAACCTGTTCATCCTATTCGTGCCCAACAGATATCTTCTTTTTATTAGGTTTTTTTAACCTAATAGATGTTTTTTAAGTGAACTATTGGGTTGGCTCACCAATGAAGCCTAATAAACACTAAATGGGTCTAAAATAAAGtccaaaaaacctaaaattttCCATTTTCACAAGGTCTGGTGAGGCTTTAGCCTCACCGCCTCGCCTCACCGCCTCAGTGCTTCGGACAGCCTCGGATGACTGAGGCCTAGGTTTCAGTTGACCCCTATGAGGCTAAGCCTTTAAGGCGTTTTTTCATAGCCTCAGccgaggcgtaagcctcgaggcggGACTCGGAAAACCTTTTTAAACCATGctgaccgatatttgacaccgatttttacatggggaccgataaccgatatatctcaccgatattaactgcattgATTACGGGATCATTGGCATTGAAGACTATGAATGGAATATGGATTTGTTGGCAGAAATTTGGACTTCCGAGTTGCAAACCGAGATCAAACCTACCttttcttattatttatttaagttTACCAGTCTGAGGTTATGGTTTTCTTCCACTCAGACTGTGGGGGAGTATTGAAATGTATATCAGATTAAAGTTTCTAGTATTGGGCCAATAGGGTTTCCTTGTAATGTCTACAAATCGTAACCGTAAGGTAACCTATTCAATAATGGAATTCAGTCTTATATAGTCTTACAACAACATATAATTGGT
Coding sequences:
- the LOC110931119 gene encoding cytochrome B5, with amino-acid sequence MGSEAKLLSLHEVSKHDNKNDCWLIISGKVYDITPFLDDHPGGDEVLLLATKKDATEDFEDVGHSQNARNMLADYYVGDIDINSMPQKGKQPPTGASGAASSGGSSILMFVLPLLMLVLAYGLYYYANHASV
- the LOC110931118 gene encoding outer envelope pore protein 37, chloroplastic, whose translation is MSDLREMAESVSSNPNSELPQRRWVPPRPSIRVTTEYDSDTSLFFHKVSCKLFDNLAKLKLSFQNNSKGHVSDPQLSFISKRISCHYDLHEHNALLNGSFDIAPGLQITAAHDVKAQLGQVTMVADLAPSCKLELTSLLPSVGLPKAALKFPFGEVSFEENEDQEEEEEEEVDAAPKLAFSGILKAQVHKGILNAQYREDMLNLRYSFKDEQTTFIPSISLPSNALSVSFKRRFSPSDKLSYLYNFDTNYWSAVYKHTVGKDYKVKAGYDSEIRLGWASIWVGDEDGKAKTAPMKTKVQLMLQVPKDDIQSSALMFRVKKRWDI